Sequence from the Pontibacter pudoricolor genome:
GGGTTGATAAAGTATAAACCTTTGTCTTCGGTAATGGCGTCGCTGCCGCCGGCGGCCAGCTCGTTTGGTTTGGCAGTATAGTCTATTTCTATAGTATATTTTTCGTCGCGGTTATAGGTCTTCCCCAGATCTATAGTTAGTTTTTGCCCATCGTATTTATACTTCAGCGGAGTGCCATCGTACCCCTTCATCAGGTTTACATGGTGTATATCAAAGCCTTTGGCATCGAGCACCAGCGTATTTTGCGGATAGAAGTATGGTTTTAAAGTAAGCTCGGCCAGGCCATGGAGGTATTGTTTTTCCCAGTCGAAGCTAACGCGAAGCGTTGTGTGCAACAGATCGTGCTTTTTGGTTCGCGAAGGATTGAACTCATGATTTTTTGGCGCCCATACCGGTACCTCGGTTTGCGCTACCGCAGCTTTAGAAGTGTCGGGGTTATTTTTTGAGGCGTTTGTTGCTTCTTTATGGGTGGCGCAGCCGCCTGCAAATGCCATTGTTGTAGCCAGGCCAACTATGCTCAGAAAGCGATGATTCATGTTAGATTGTTTTAATTTTGACTTCAATTTCTAAAATTACTCTGAGAATTCAACTATCTTTAGGCTCCAAAACCAGAAATAAGAGATGCTGCAGGTAAAAACCGCTAACGACAAAATATGGCAGGTTGACATACAGAAAGATGCTATACTTCTCAACGAAACTCCTTTCAACTGGGATATCACACCGATAGGCACTAACACCTACCACATTATTCACAATTATAAATCTTATACTGCGGAGCTTGTTCAGGCCGATTACCAGGCCAAAGCGTTCACGTTTAAGATCAACGGCGTTACCCATACGCTATCTGTAAAGGACCAGTTCGATCTGTTACTGGATAAGCTGGGTATGAGCAATGCCAATGCACAGAAAGTGAACGATGTGAAAGCCCCTATGCCCGGACTGATACTTGAGATAAAAGTACAGCCAGGCCAGGAAGTAAAGAAAGGTGATCCGATCATGATCCTGGAGGCAATGAAGATGGAGAACATCCTGAAGTCGCCGGGCGATGGTGTGGTAAAAGAGATAAAAGTTGCCGTAAAACAGAACGTGGAAAAAAACCAGGTTTTGATCTTATTTTAAATTATTTGTGTTGCCAGCCGGGCAGCACGTCTGCCGCCCAGGCACAGTAGAAAGTATCCAATAAACTATACAAACTATAGATCGTGAAGTATAAAAGAATTTTGTTAAAGCTAAGCGGTGAAGCGCTGATGGGTGAGCAGCAATACGGTATCGACTCGAACAGGTTGATGCAGTATGCTCAGGAGATAAAGGAAGTATCTGCGCTGGGTGTAGAGGTGGCAGTTGTTATCGGGGGAGGCAACATCTTCAGAGGTGTACAGGCCGAGCAGGTTGGCCTGGACCGTGTGCAGGGAGACTACATGGGTATGCTGGCTACTGTTATCAACAGCATGGCTTTACAAAGTGCCCTGGAGAAACTGGGTGTATATACCCGCCTGCTTTCCGGTATTAACATACAGCAGGTATGCGAACCATACATTCGCCGCCGTGCCGTACGCCACTTAGAGAAGGGTCGTGTTGTTATATTTGGTGCCGGTACCGGTAACCCTTACTTCACAACCGACTCAGCAGCCAGTTTACGTGCTATTGAGATTGAAGCAGACGTAGTTCTGAAAGGTACGCGCGTGGATGGTATTTACTCTGCTGACCCTGAGAAAGATCCGGACGCCATTTTCTATTCAGACATTTCATTTAAAGATGTGTTTGATAAAGGACTGAACGTGATGGACATGACTGCCTTTACGCTTTGTAAAGAAAACGACCTTTCTATTATCGTATTTGATATGAACACACCCGGCAACCTGAAGCGCATCGTGAACGGCGATAAAGTTGGCACGCTGGTGTCCATGACGGCAGAGGCCTAAACGGCTCCCAATCACAAAGTGATAAAAATTAGTATTTTTGCAACCACAACGAATAACTATAGTTTAACAAGAATCTTAAGCTACAATTGATATGACGGAAGAAATTCAGTTTTACCTCAGCGAAGCAGAGGAGTCGATGCAAAAAGCAGTGCAGCACACAAGCTCTGAATTAACAAAGATCAGAGCTGGCAAGGCATCCCCTGCTATGGTAGAAGACCTGAAAGTAGATTATTACGGTACACCGACACCGGTTTCGCAGGTGGCAAACGTTGCCACTCCGGATGCCCGTACCCTCTTGATCAAACCCTGGGAGAAAAACATGCTGGGTGAGATCAACAAGGCAATAAAGAACAGCGACCTTGGCCTTAACCCGCAGCAGGAAGCGGATGCCATCCGCCTGAACATTCCGGCACTTACAGAAGAGCGTCGTCGTGAACTGGTTAAGCAGGTAAAGAACGAAACTGAATCTGGTAAGATAGCTGTTCGTAACATTCGTAAGGATGTGAACGAATCGCTTAGAAAACTGCAGAAAGAAGGCACTTCAGAAGACGCCGTTCGTGATGCAGAAGCCAAAGTTCAGAAAATGACTGACTCCTACATTGTAAAGATCGACGAGCTGCTTACCAAGAAAGAAGCAGAGATCATGACGATCTAATCTTTAGACAAAAGACTGAGAAAAAAGACATAAGACTTTTTCTCATGAAGTATAACAAAGAAGCCCTGCTAAGTTAGTCGCAGGGCTTCTTTTTGTTTGGGCTTATGATGAAGCAAGCTATAGTTTAACATTTGGCTCTCGCTCGCGCCCCGCGAGTGTGGATTACCCGCGGACTCCGGCCGCTATAATTATAGTTTAGCTATGCTTTTACAGGCATAGTGGAACGTGACGGGACGCAACCTGTAGCTCACACTCGCGGGGGCACGTAATTTTTATGTTACCCGAACTATAAAATAAAGAGCCTCACAATTTATGTGAGGCTCTTTATTTTGAATAACTATAAACGACTGGTCTATCAGGTCCCATAATTTACTACAACTCAACTATAGTTTTAGCTTACAACTATAGTTCGGGTCAGGAATACAATTTGTGTACTTTGATATAATCTATGATCTCGTCGGGCACCATGTACTTTATACTCTTTTCTTCCCGGATGCACTGCCTGATAAACGTGGCTGAAATATCGAGAATAGGCGCTTTTACAAATTTCATGTTCGGGAAAGCAGCGACCTCCTCCAGCACAGAACCGGAACGCGGGTAAACATACACCTGATGGTATTCCAGGATGCGCTCATAGTTCTTCCATTTCGGAAACAGCGCAAGGTTATCCTCTCCCATGATCAGCACAAACTCATAACTCGGATACTTTTCCTGCAAATAGGTAAGCGTATCTATGGTATAGCTTGGCTTGGGCATACTGAACTCGATGTTCGATACGCCCAGGTTCGGATTATCCGCTATCGCCAACGACACCATGTGCAGCCTGTCGAATTCGTGCAGTAGCGTATTGCTCGGCTTAAACGGGTTTTGCGGCGACACAACCAGCCACACCGTATCCAGGTCGGTGTTGGTGGCCATATAGTTGGCAAGTATCAGGTGGCCGGTATGGATCGGGTTAAAGGAACCAAACAAGAGCCCTACCTTCATACGATAGCCGGTTCTGATTTAAGGAAATCGTTTACCAGTTTTTCTGCTTTGGCGCAGGCAGTTTCCAGATTATCGTTCACGATCACTTCATCAAACTGATCTTCGAACCCCATCTCGAACTTAGCCTTAAATACGCGGCTGCTGATACTCGATGCTGAATCGGTGTTGCGGGCCTGCAGTCTGTTTGCCAGCTCCTCGATAGAAGGTGGCTTCACGAAAACGGCAAGTGCTCTTTCTTTGTAAAAATGCTTTATACTCAATCCTCCTTTTACATCTACATCCAGTATGGCGTGTTTGCCACTCTGCCAGATGCGTTCTATTTCTGATTTAAGCGTACCATAAAATGCACCTTCGTACACTTCTTCCCATTCTACAAACTCGTCGTTTGCAATCTTTTCTTTAAAGTCTTCAGGGGTAATGAAGTAATAATCTTTACCATTTACTTCGGTGCGGCCACGCTTATCGCGGGTGCAGGCAGAAATAGAGAAGTTCAGATTTGGATTTACGCTAAGCAGATGCTTTACAATAGTGGTTTTACCGGCACCGGAGGGCGCCGAGAAGATAATGATCTTTCCTTGCATCAGGGGTGTTTAAATAGTTTCCTGTATTTTGGCTTTAATGGTCTGTGCCAGGCTGGCCGGCACTATAACACGCTTAAGGTGACCACTGACAAGACCTTTTAGGAGTTTTTGTTTCTGATGGTTTTCAAAGCAGTTAACGCATTCCTCAATATGGCTATTAAAGAATTTCTGCTCATCGGCAGACGCCTCTCCGTCCACAACTGAGTCCAGCATGTCTGCTACCTGCTCACACACTCCATCCTTCTCATCGGCAGGCTCTTTCTGATACATTTCCGTAAATTTCGATTCCATCTTTACTCAACTCTAAAGTATTTTTCTAACTGTTATAACCCATAGTTTTAGCGTACTTTTCTAGTTTCTCTTTTAAAGAGTTTCGGGCGCGGTGTAACCTGGATCGTACAGTACCTATCGGAATGTCCAGTATTTTG
This genomic interval carries:
- a CDS encoding biotin/lipoyl-containing protein, encoding MLQVKTANDKIWQVDIQKDAILLNETPFNWDITPIGTNTYHIIHNYKSYTAELVQADYQAKAFTFKINGVTHTLSVKDQFDLLLDKLGMSNANAQKVNDVKAPMPGLILEIKVQPGQEVKKGDPIMILEAMKMENILKSPGDGVVKEIKVAVKQNVEKNQVLILF
- the pyrH gene encoding UMP kinase, with translation MKYKRILLKLSGEALMGEQQYGIDSNRLMQYAQEIKEVSALGVEVAVVIGGGNIFRGVQAEQVGLDRVQGDYMGMLATVINSMALQSALEKLGVYTRLLSGINIQQVCEPYIRRRAVRHLEKGRVVIFGAGTGNPYFTTDSAASLRAIEIEADVVLKGTRVDGIYSADPEKDPDAIFYSDISFKDVFDKGLNVMDMTAFTLCKENDLSIIVFDMNTPGNLKRIVNGDKVGTLVSMTAEA
- the frr gene encoding ribosome recycling factor, which codes for MTEEIQFYLSEAEESMQKAVQHTSSELTKIRAGKASPAMVEDLKVDYYGTPTPVSQVANVATPDARTLLIKPWEKNMLGEINKAIKNSDLGLNPQQEADAIRLNIPALTEERRRELVKQVKNETESGKIAVRNIRKDVNESLRKLQKEGTSEDAVRDAEAKVQKMTDSYIVKIDELLTKKEAEIMTI
- the nadD gene encoding nicotinate (nicotinamide) nucleotide adenylyltransferase, whose product is MKVGLLFGSFNPIHTGHLILANYMATNTDLDTVWLVVSPQNPFKPSNTLLHEFDRLHMVSLAIADNPNLGVSNIEFSMPKPSYTIDTLTYLQEKYPSYEFVLIMGEDNLALFPKWKNYERILEYHQVYVYPRSGSVLEEVAAFPNMKFVKAPILDISATFIRQCIREEKSIKYMVPDEIIDYIKVHKLYS
- the gmk gene encoding guanylate kinase, producing the protein MQGKIIIFSAPSGAGKTTIVKHLLSVNPNLNFSISACTRDKRGRTEVNGKDYYFITPEDFKEKIANDEFVEWEEVYEGAFYGTLKSEIERIWQSGKHAILDVDVKGGLSIKHFYKERALAVFVKPPSIEELANRLQARNTDSASSISSRVFKAKFEMGFEDQFDEVIVNDNLETACAKAEKLVNDFLKSEPAIV
- a CDS encoding anti-sigma factor family protein, which encodes MESKFTEMYQKEPADEKDGVCEQVADMLDSVVDGEASADEQKFFNSHIEECVNCFENHQKQKLLKGLVSGHLKRVIVPASLAQTIKAKIQETI